A portion of the Lolium rigidum isolate FL_2022 chromosome 1, APGP_CSIRO_Lrig_0.1, whole genome shotgun sequence genome contains these proteins:
- the LOC124693326 gene encoding 30S ribosomal protein S16-2, chloroplastic/mitochondrial-like, with amino-acid sequence MVVRIRLARFGCRNRPFYRVMAADSRFPRDGKHLEVLGYYNPLPGKDGGKRMGLKFDRVKYWLSVGARPSDPVQRILFRAGVLPPPPLLAMGRKGGHRDRNPIHPMTGCPLNLEGVTIVDDPNVTEGDAEEPAEPSLEA; translated from the exons ATGGTGGTCCGGATCCGGCTGGCGCGGTTCGGCTGCCGGAACCGGCCCTTCTACCGGGTCATGGCCGCCGACAGCCGTTTCCCGCGCGACGGGAAGCACCTCGAGGTCCTCGGCTACTACAACCCGCTCCCCG GGAAGGATGGTGGCAAGAGGATGGGACTGAAATTCGACCGGGTCAA GTACTGGCTATCTGTTGGGGCACGGCCATCGGATCCTGTGCAGCGTATACTCTTCCGCGCTGGGGTTCTGCCTCCACCTCCGTTGCTAGCTATGGGCCGTAAGGGTGGACATCGTGACAGGAACCCCATTCATCCGATGACTGGATGTCCCTTGAATCTTGAGGGTGTCACAATTGTTGATGATCCCAATGTTACTGAAGGTGATGCTGAAGAACCTGCAGAACCTTCATTGGAAGCGTGA